From the Xenopus laevis strain J_2021 chromosome 7L, Xenopus_laevis_v10.1, whole genome shotgun sequence genome, the window TTACCCAATTACATTACCCAAgtatattactagggatgcaccgaatccttcgcgaaagattcggccgaaatacagaaccgaatccgaatttgcatatgcaaattaggggtgggaaggggaaaacattttttacttcttggtcttgtgacaaaaagtcacgcaatttccctccccacccctaatttgcatatgcaaattaggattcggatcagccgggcagaaggattcggctgaatccgaatcctgctgaaaaaggctgaatcctgaaccgaatcctggattcggtgcatccctatatattacCCAGTTACCTTACCCAAGTATCTTATCCAATTACCTTACCCAAGTACCTTACCCAAATACCTTTACCTTACCCAAGTACCTTACCCAAGTACCTTACCCAAGTACCTTAACCAATTACCTTACTCAATTACCTTACCCAAGTACCTTAACCAATTACCTTACTCAATTACCTTAGCCAAGTACCTTATCCAATTACCTAACCCAATTAGCTTACAACTTTTAAAATAAACCCCAGAGCTAAATATATGACAGACAACATGGGCCTCATATGTTGATATCTTTCATGGGCACTTTAGCTAATACTGGGTGGCCAATAGGTAAATGTACAGTACTGAATGTGGTCTAGTGCTCAAGGCCTTCTGTTGGCTATTTAGGGTGGGTGGAGGTAGTAAGAACTCATCTAACACCTCACCATTGATTTAGAGGGCATCTATTACTTAAAAAAGAGTCCACACTCCAGATGATGGAAACAATAGTACTAGGGAGTGCTGTGCTTTCCACATTGGGATTAAGTTCCAAGTGCAGGAGGCCATGTTGGGGCAAATGCATGCACAAAATGATGGAGTTCCCAAggttgctcattatgtgcatgtgacCTAAAATCAGGGGACATGATGCCTGGGGGAAACTTTTTTATGTGAtagatgctttttttaaaaataatttttattagtttttcatAGCATGTTTTACATTTCGTGGACAATTTATATGTCCAATTACTAGTAGGCAGTAATGATTGATGTTATAGTACATgcattaaataaaggaaaagagtGAAGTAAATAGGAAGAAAAGGGTAGATGTAAATATAATTAACATAGTATTAGATTTTCATAAAACTAGTTCTGAGCTTAATTTACAATTTTTCGGCTACATTTATTTACCGTAGGTAAGATGCCAAAAGCCTATTAGTACGATGACTCCTGGTGATAGATGctctttaaaagggtggttcacctttaagttaccttttagtatgttatagaatggccaattctaagtaactgaccccatctaaaaaagctatgtaaagctacaaatttatcagtattgctacattttattgcacatatttctattccaatccattcctatttatatcccattctcttattcaaatgagtgcatggttgctagggtaatttggaccctagcaaccagattgctgaaactgcaaattggagagaacccaattgcaaattgtctcaaaatatcactctttacgtcatactaaaagttaacttaaaggtgaacaacccctttaagagaatatGCTACAAAGCCCTGTATAATCCAATAGCCCAAGACAATTCTACCTGCAGGAAAACTATTCACGACAAGGCGGTAGCGTTGGAAAATCAGAAAAGCTAATCACGTACACAATAATAATCATACATTTCATTGTTACGTTTTAAATTCGGAGTTTCTTCTGTTTTCCATGTCTGATTTGCTCTGGAATTATCCTTTCACCCCACCTTATACTGTGTTTTTTAGCCTAAAGATAAAAGGGGATGGACTTTAAACAGTGCTGGATACTTACTTGGACCACGTAAGTTTTACTCTTCATACCAATAATAATGCTGTGCTCTATGGAAAGTTCAGACCTCGCTTCATACCTGAATATAAGATAAGATGCCATTTGAATTAATGAAAACGGtaaaacattagtgatgggcgaatttatttgccaggtgcaaatttgtgcaattcgctggcgaataaattattcGCTAAAGAAggctgcgaaaatttgctggcataaattcaccggcgtaaaaaaaaagcGCAGTTTCGCCAATTCTTCAccatttcatgggaaatttgcgaatttttcggcgaagcgaaacggctcaaattcgcccatcactataaaacataaataaaatagcaCATGATTGAATTTAGACTTTTCCACTATACAGTGCTaggcaatatgttggcgctatataaatacatgctaattGATAATAATAGATGGAGCAGGCTAAACTAAAGGCAGAGAAAAGTCTTTGCTAATATCCTTGGTAAATGGTGTTGTAGCAAGAGCTCCAGATATCACTGAAACCAGACTTAGCATCATTTCTATTTCCTGATCTAGACAGACCTGAATACCTTGCAACAGATTGCACTCACTCAAAGCCTGTAAACAAATAAATGCTGTTTAATTCAAACAATTCTAGTGTTTTTCAgcggaaaacttgattaatttgagcaTTCGGGTTTTTCACCACGAATTCCCTGATTTTtcctattcgagttttttcatatttcagaaaacattcgagttgtgaattcattcgaggtataaCAAAACCTcccaaacctctaaaactcgacttttgataaataaccttagtatgctatagaatggctaattttgtaatttgccttcttcttcttctcattctttccagctttaaaatggggtcactgaccccatctaaaaacaaatgttctgtaaggttaaaaatatattgttattgctactttttttatttgtcttctattctggcctctcctattcatattccagtctcttattcttatCAGTGTGTGTTTTGGACCCTAGCACGGACATCTATAGTTATTTTTCTCTTCTGACCCAAATGCTAGGCTGGTGCTGAGCACTTACTGAAGCTTCACATAGTTTTCAATCACAAACCTTAAATATTGCTTCCCTTGGGCATTATTATCTTTCCACATGCAGTCCACATTCTAATAATGCGACTTACCCTTCACGCTGAACAATACATGCTCATTGTAATAGCTTGGGTTCCAACCAAGACATTATCTTCATAGACTTTATATGCTCTCCCCGCATTTGCATTTGTTTCCTCTTGATGCTCCAGTTTCTTCCCTCAGTCCAAATACATAAAGGCAAGTGCTCCTAGTGATGTTAAAGTAAAGgtaaagatcgtaattgttacatctatggccaccttaagtgttttTGTGCCTGTTATCTGAGATCAGATTTATATTCCACAGATGCCAAAATGGTAAAATTAAACATTACAATCTgcaacatactaaatgttaacagtgaccctgctttaaataaaatgtttttccctcttTTGTGATGAACAGATGCTCATCGGACTCTGACTGATAAAGTTAATATGGCTGGGAAAAGGGAGGCAGTGGAAGACATATTTAAGTCTGGAAGAGATACGTATGGTAAGAGCATGTGGGAGAGGGAAGGCAACTCTGCATAACTCCTTATCCttagaccttaaaggagaaacaaacccttaataaaaaaaaaaccctaccccctaccttacatagactcccctccccgTCAGCTTAGCTTCCCCCCaaattcccttaaaggagaaacaaatccttaattaaaaaaaaaaactaccctacatagaccccctccccctaGGCAAATGCCTcatactctttacttacccctccgtgcagattctgtccagcagagttcacgggcgccatcttcttctcttcggtaatcttcagaatcaGACCAGcgaattggcgcatgcgcagttggctcAATCTGCCTGTcaatgcgccgaaactcacaaaaattggcgaagcgccagtctcattctgaagattaccaaagcggctgaagatggtgcccataaACTCCGCTGggcagaatctgcatggaggggtaagtaagaagttagtggcatttgcccggggggggggtctatgtagggtatggttttcttaagggtttgtttctcctttaagggaatttGCCAGTTAAGGAGACCCATTTCATATATATCCATGATGGTAAATTTAAGCTGGGAAAGGGGGCCTGTGTGTGAGGAATAGATACTGTAGCCTAATGAGGCAGGAGGAAATTTGCCAATGTTTTGGAGGATGGGAGTCAAATTGTATATCTATATGTGTGACTAACTCCATGTAAAAGCCATGCTCAAATTGTCCTCATATGAGATTGTCTGAGTAATCGGATTATAAGTGAATTGTCTGTAGGCATGGATGGCCATGCTGCACTCATCTAATCAACTGCACTATGGGTCAGGCAACTGGACCTCATTGTAAAATGTCAAGAAATCCAGATATATTAATAACTGAGGGtcagcaaacattttttaaattttttccacaaTCTTTTTGTTTCACATTagggttttttcttttaaatatcataaaaaaacacaaagcttTCCACCTGAtcatagaacaaaaaaaatggaaaaaagtatttgaaaaaaccAAGATCAAGGCAAAGAACACAATTCAGAATTTCCCAATCCCAGCCCACCAAAAGtacatatgaaaattaaaagTAGCCTGTGTATGTTTATGATTTTTTCTGTAGTtaagtcatttatttatttgttgaagAAGTGAATTAGAAGTGCTAACAAATTTAACACAATTCCGAATAATTCCTTTTGgcaatgtgtttttgtttcttttctagATGATATTGCCATTTATGTTAAAGCACATTGTATGGTTCCATGAGAAAGATCTATTGTACATATGTTGTTTCTACAGGAATCCAGCTGCATTCATTGGATGACGACACAGTCACAACCATCCTTGAATTCTTGTCATATCTGCGCCTCAAAGGTAATACTAATAATTTCCCAAACCTATTATAAGAAACATCAATGATGCAATTGAAAATGTCaacaaaaatgaagaaaaatcttTTATAGAAGTGTTTTTGAAATAAATCTTTGTATCCAGTCCAATCTCAAGACAATTCTGGAGGTCATGGCCTTGTCATTGTATATACAGCTACACATAAGTCTTGTCTTGGATAATAAGCAATAATTAGGGACCATTTACTTCAACACTTGCTATAGGGCCATATCTGTGATCTGCACCGTATTATAAATTCTGGTGCAAGGTTCATAGCGCAGTAAGGGCTCCACAACACCAAGCTGGGCTCCCTAACCACGGCCATTCAGCAACTCACTTccaaaatcaatatgataaaaaTCCCTCTAACCTAAAACTCAGCTTTGAACAACCTCCTTATATTGTCGTCTTTCTCTAAGCAACTTATTATTTAGACTCACCCTAGTTCTTTATACTCTATACTTTATACTTTAGATCCATGCAATTCTGGGCTGGTTGACAACCTTGATATTTGCCAAAATCACATCCTTTTCGGCTAAGAAGCTATGATTTGTTCGACCAAACTGCATGTGATGGACACTATAGACAGAGGACTCAAACTGTATGAAATATTGATATTACTATGATGATTTTATGATCTATTGGGTCATTTTGTTTTCCTGCAGAACTGGGAGCTCTGGACCACTTGGCAATGCTGATTACTGAAGATTCTTCACAATCCTAGTCACCACTCCCTATATATTCCAGCTTTAACAAAGCTGTGATCTCAGATCTACTGCCCAGTATTCAAATTATACAAAAGAAATTACATTAAAAGAATTCAAAGAACATTAACCTTGTACAGTTTCCGATGTAccgatttttttttgttgccagtACGTTTTCTACATTTGAATCGGAGGCATTTCTTAAGAATTGAACGGTCAATGTCAAAAGTTTTTACCACTATGTCCTTTGTCATGTATGTTCTAGAGCTGCAATTCTACAGCTGACGCCCTCAATCATCATACCAGGTTTTTAATGAAAATCATAGATAAGTTCATGTTGCTCTGACACAAAGATGATGATTTAATATAATGCCATCTTTATAAATAATCTTCTTTTGAAGCCTGATGGTCAGAGGTCCACAACATCATCCTGTTCTATAAAACGGGAatagaacaaacatttttaatctaCCTAATTACAAAAATTCAGAACCCTAAATTAATcagcttttcatgaaaaaaaacaatgttttcttttctgaAGCCATCTGAGCTAAAATGGTCTGAGGTCACAAGTAGTGatgcctgtatacagtatatacctaatTATgggaaaacaattaaaagaaaaggcCTGattattaaaggataactaaaccctaaggttaaaaaaaacctacccccctaccctacatagacccccctccctcctcccccacagtcGAGCTGctacccaggcaaatgcccctaagtctttacttacccctccgtgcagattctgtccagcagagttcacgggtgccatcttcagccgataccgtaatcttcggaatgagaccggtgcttcggTAATTTTCGCAAGtttcggcgcatacgcagttgttggaaaaacataaaaatgctcTGATTGCGAATGTGCCGATACGCAGagacgccggtctcattccaaagattaccgaagagaagaatatggctgccatgaactgcgcAGAACAGAATCTACATGAAGAGGTAAGTAAAtactatggggcatttgcccggggtagcagctaggctgggggggggatggAGGCAGGGGGTCTATGTatagtagggttttttaactttagggtttagttcacatttaatattatatatttcccATCTAATGCTGAGACATAAAAAATAGTCCTGTACACCGCTTATGATTGGAGGCTACTAAAGACTGTAGTCTCCAAGATAGTAATTATTAATTTAACAGTAAATGTGACACAGTTAGACATTAaagtaaagctggctatagatgcaaagatccgatcatttgaatcctcgaacgatcggacttccccatctcccgacctgccactaaccattcagatcaaataaagtagaaaagaacagatcagccgatgttctgcccctgacagcaatcgtacgaaagttatgtccgacaaaagctagtg encodes:
- the gal.2.L gene encoding galanin prepropeptide, gene 2 L homeolog precursor (The RefSeq protein has 1 substitution compared to this genomic sequence), which gives rise to MRNCQFLLCISLLLCGMVTESFSFALLPKDKRGWTLNSAGYLLGPHAHRTLTDKVNMAGKREAVEDIFKSGRDTYGIQLHSLDDDTVTTILEFLSYLRLKELGALDHLAMLITEDSSQS